The Acidipropionibacterium virtanenii DNA segment CATCGAGGCGACGTCCGCGCGGTGCTTGTCGAGGGTGGCCCTGGTCGTCAACACGGGCCCAAGTCTCCCACAGCAGACGAGCCCCGTTTTGGGAGACCTCGGCGGGGGAGGGACAATATGCGCCATGGCCTCGCACTCCCAAGTCCTTGTCGTCAAGGACCTCACCAAGTCCTACGGCGACCACACCGTCGTCTCGAACTTCTCCCTCACAGTCCGCACGGGTGAGGCGGTGGCCCTGACCGGACGCAACGGTGCGGGCAAGTCGACGGTGCTCCGGTGCCTGGTCGGGGCGGACCGCCCCAGCTCGGGGACCATCGAGGTGCTGGGCAGCAAGGTGAGCGAGACCAACCCGGAGTTCCGGCGCAATGTGGCCACCGTCATCGACGATCTGGACTTCTTCCCCGACCTGTCGGTGGTCGAGCATCTCGACCTGCTGGCGCGGGCCCATGGCCTGACCGAGGCCGATGAGCTGGTCGATCAGGTGCTCGAGGAGGTGCAGCTGGTGCCGCAGTCCGGTCAGCTGCCGGGGACGCTGTCCTCCGGGCAGCGACGCCGCCTGGCGCTGGCCACCGCCTTCGTGCGTCCCCGCAAGCTGCTGGTCCTCGACGAGCCGGAGGCCCGCCTCGACGTCGAGGGAGTCGCCTGGCTCGGGGAGCGGCTCAAGGCGGAGATGAAGCACGGGCTGGCGATCGTGATGGCCAGCCATGAGCCGGCGCTGGTCGAGGCCATCGGCGCCCGCTCCGTGGAACTGGGAGGGCGGCGCGGATGAGCCGGGGCAGAAGTAAGAAATTCAAGAAGCAGAGCCAGCCGCAGGAGCAGGCCCCGCAGGCCGTTCCGCAGCCCACGCCGTCCGACGTCGAGGCCCCGGAGCTGGTGATCGATCACCAGCCCGACGAGTTCTGGGCCGGTGAGGTGGACGAGAAGCAGTTGATGCTGCTGATGGGCGACTGGCGCAAGGGCCGCACCACCAGGAACATCTGGCAGGCCCTGGGCGACGCTTACGTGCTGGTCTTCTCGCTGCTGGTGGTGCTGGCGATGCTCATCAGCCTCATCGTGCAGGCCCAGGGCCAGGCGGCCGGCTGTACCGCCGTGGGATGCCGCACGGCCCGGCAGATGCTGCCGTGGGCGGCCTTCGCCGGCGTGCTGGCCTTCGCCCTGGCGGCGGGCCGGATCTTCGGCCCGGTGCTGGCCTCGGCGGCCGAGGGATTCTGGCTGATGGACGCCCCGATCCGGCGGTCCAGTTTCCTCGGGAAGCGTCTGTGGGCGGCTCTGGGAGCCGGGCTGGCGGGAGGCGCCCTGCTCGGCGCCCTCGTCTCGGCTCTCACCGGCTCCTCGGTGATGGCGATCATCGCCTGGACGGTGGCCTGCGCCCTGGGCGGAGCCTGCGTGGTGGCCTTCGCTGCCGCCCAGCAGGGAGCCGGACGGGTCTGGAGCGTGAAGCTGGCCGGGTCGCTGGCCGGGCTGCTGGGCCTGGCCGCCCTGCTGGCGGTGGTCTGCACGGCGACCGGCTGGCTGTCGCTGGACTTCAGTTCCTCTGTCGCGGTCACCACGGCGTGGGGGATCGCGGCGGTCGCCGGCGTGCTGACGGTGCTCTTCGGCGCCCTGGCGCGGGCCAGGCTGAATCGGATCCGGCGTGCCCGACTGCTGTCGGGCGGCTCGCTGGCGGCCGGCATGCAGGGCGCGGCGTTCGCCCTGGACTTCGCGCTGATGCGCGACATCCTCCAGGAGCGCGACGCCGTGGAGCGTGGCCAGGTGAGGCCCACCAGGGGGCGGGGACTCGGGCTGCAGACGCTGATCTGGCGCGATGTGCAGCGGGTGATCCGGTTCCCCAAGCCACTGCTCACCCTGGCCGTGACGGCGGTGGTGCCCTACGCCGTGGAGGCGCTGGGCATGGGCCGACTGTCCTCGACCGTCTCGGCGCTGGTGCTGGTGGCGGCCCTGGTGCCGTTCTTCACCAGCCTGCGGGTGCTCTCGCGCACCCAGGGGCTGATGCGATGCCTGCCGTTCAGCACCGGTGAGGTGCGCACCGCGGCCTCGGTGGTACCCGGTGTGCTGGCCGGGATCTGGGCGATCGCGGTGATCCCGGCCTTCCATGGCCTGGGCTCGGCCAGCACGCAGCACAGCTGGTTCGAGGCCGTCATGCTGGCGATCGTCACCGCCCTGGCCGGGTATGTCGGGGCGATCAGGTGGGTCTCGGCCAAGCCCGCCGACTACTCCGCGCCGATGGTCGCCACCCAGATGGGCGCGATGCCACCGGGGCTGATGTTCAACCTCGTCCGTGGCCTGGACATGGTGGCCCTGGTCACCATCTGGATCGTGCTGGGCCTCTCCCCGTGGATCTCGATCGTGGTCGGCGTCATCGCCTTCTCGGTGCTGCGGATGGGCGGCCTGAACCAGCAGGAGCTCCAGGAGCGCCAGGAGGAGGCCAAGCGGGAGCTGGCCGATCAGAAGGCCGCGGCCCGGGGTGGCCGTGGATCCGCGGAGCGCAAGGTCATCACCCGAAAGAAGTGAGGGGGACGACGCCGCCCGGACCGGGCGGCGTCGGAATGCGGATTGTGCGCAACCTTCGGCTGAGCGCCGGCTACTTCAGCTCCCCGTGTTTCTATCAAGACCCGAGGACAGCGGGGATGCGTCCGTTGTGAATGCCCAGGTGTCATCGGCGAATTGGTCGGGATGTATTACACTTCCCGATCCAGTCGGCGTCCTCAGGGACGGCCCTTCCAATGACAGCCAACTCGTGGCCGCTGCTCACGTTGCGTTCCCCTCTCCATGTTCTTGGGAATCGCGCAGACAGTCGAGGTACTTGGGATCGGTATGCAGGAGGCGTTCGCAGGACTGCAAGTCCTGCATCGCGTCTACGGTCAGGACGACGTCGTATTCGTAGAGCTGCGTGCATAGAATTTCGAATGCGACCTGGAGTTCTCCAACGTCGAGAAGC contains these protein-coding regions:
- a CDS encoding ABC transporter ATP-binding protein, yielding MASHSQVLVVKDLTKSYGDHTVVSNFSLTVRTGEAVALTGRNGAGKSTVLRCLVGADRPSSGTIEVLGSKVSETNPEFRRNVATVIDDLDFFPDLSVVEHLDLLARAHGLTEADELVDQVLEEVQLVPQSGQLPGTLSSGQRRRLALATAFVRPRKLLVLDEPEARLDVEGVAWLGERLKAEMKHGLAIVMASHEPALVEAIGARSVELGGRRG
- a CDS encoding DUF6297 family protein — protein: MSRGRSKKFKKQSQPQEQAPQAVPQPTPSDVEAPELVIDHQPDEFWAGEVDEKQLMLLMGDWRKGRTTRNIWQALGDAYVLVFSLLVVLAMLISLIVQAQGQAAGCTAVGCRTARQMLPWAAFAGVLAFALAAGRIFGPVLASAAEGFWLMDAPIRRSSFLGKRLWAALGAGLAGGALLGALVSALTGSSVMAIIAWTVACALGGACVVAFAAAQQGAGRVWSVKLAGSLAGLLGLAALLAVVCTATGWLSLDFSSSVAVTTAWGIAAVAGVLTVLFGALARARLNRIRRARLLSGGSLAAGMQGAAFALDFALMRDILQERDAVERGQVRPTRGRGLGLQTLIWRDVQRVIRFPKPLLTLAVTAVVPYAVEALGMGRLSSTVSALVLVAALVPFFTSLRVLSRTQGLMRCLPFSTGEVRTAASVVPGVLAGIWAIAVIPAFHGLGSASTQHSWFEAVMLAIVTALAGYVGAIRWVSAKPADYSAPMVATQMGAMPPGLMFNLVRGLDMVALVTIWIVLGLSPWISIVVGVIAFSVLRMGGLNQQELQERQEEAKRELADQKAAARGGRGSAERKVITRKK
- a CDS encoding MafI family immunity protein, giving the protein MDPDDRNAVYSALRDVAQMDGLPAEDSENVTSLLDVGELQVAFEILCTQLYEYDVVLTVDAMQDLQSCERLLHTDPKYLDCLRDSQEHGEGNAT